The following are encoded together in the Vicia villosa cultivar HV-30 ecotype Madison, WI unplaced genomic scaffold, Vvil1.0 ctg.005655F_1_1, whole genome shotgun sequence genome:
- the LOC131642711 gene encoding homeobox-leucine zipper protein ATHB-13-like isoform X1 has product MAFFPSNFMLQTSHQDDHHQPPPSLNSIITSCAPQDYHGGGVSFLGKRSMSFSGIELGEEANVEEELSDDGSQLGEKKRRLNMEQVKTLEKSFELGNKLEPERKMQLARALGLQPRQIAIWFQNRRARWKTKQLEKDYDVLKRQYDSVKADNDALQAQNQKLQTEILALKNREPTESINLNKETEGSSSNRSENSSEIKLDISTRTTQGAIDSPLSTQQQTSINLFPSSSRPTLVPHQLFQTNSTRQDMNQCQKIDHMVKEESLSNMFSAIDEQSGLWPWLEQQHFN; this is encoded by the exons ATGGCTTTCTTTCCATCAAATTTCATGCTTCAAACTTCTCATCAAGATGACCATCATCAACCTCCACCTTCACTCAACTCAATTATAACCTCATGTGCACCTCAAGATTATCATG GAGGAGGAGTATCCTTTTTAGGAAAGAGATCTATGTCATTTTCAGGGATAGAGCTCGGAGAAGAAGCGAATGTCGAAGAAGAATTATCGGACGACGGATCGCAGTTAGGGGAGAAGAAGAGAAGGCTTAACATGGAACAAGTGAAGACACTTGAGAAGAGTTTTGAGTTAGGAAACAAGCTTGAACCTGAGAGGAAAATGCAGCTTGCAAGGGCTCTTGGACTTCAACCAAGACAAATTGCTATATGGTTTCAAAACAGAAGGGCTAGGTGGAAGACAAAACAGTTGGAGAAAGACTATGATGTTCTTAAAAGACAATATGATTCTGTTAAGGCTGATAATGATGCTCTTCAAGCTCAGAACCAGAAACTTCAGACCGAG ATATTGGCACTGAAAAATAGAGAACCAACAGAATCAATCAACCTAAACAAAGAAACAGAAGGATCAAGCAGCAACAGAAGTGAAAACAGTTCAGAAATCAAGTTGGATATTTCAACCAGGACAACACAAGGAGCTATTGATAGTCCTTTATCCACTCAACAACAAACAAGCATAAACCTCTTCCCATCTTCTTCTAGACCAACACTTGTCCCTCATCAACTCTTTCAAACCAATTCAACAAGACAAGACATGAACCAGTGCCAGAAGATTGATCACATGGTTAAAGAAGAGAGTTTGAGTAACATGTTTTCCGCCATTGATGAGCAATCTGGATTATGGCCGTGGTTGGAGCAACAGCATTTCAATTGA
- the LOC131642711 gene encoding homeobox-leucine zipper protein ATHB-13-like isoform X2, translated as MAFFPSNFMLQTSHQDDHHQPPPSLNSIITSCAPQDYHGGVSFLGKRSMSFSGIELGEEANVEEELSDDGSQLGEKKRRLNMEQVKTLEKSFELGNKLEPERKMQLARALGLQPRQIAIWFQNRRARWKTKQLEKDYDVLKRQYDSVKADNDALQAQNQKLQTEILALKNREPTESINLNKETEGSSSNRSENSSEIKLDISTRTTQGAIDSPLSTQQQTSINLFPSSSRPTLVPHQLFQTNSTRQDMNQCQKIDHMVKEESLSNMFSAIDEQSGLWPWLEQQHFN; from the exons ATGGCTTTCTTTCCATCAAATTTCATGCTTCAAACTTCTCATCAAGATGACCATCATCAACCTCCACCTTCACTCAACTCAATTATAACCTCATGTGCACCTCAAGATTATCATG GAGGAGTATCCTTTTTAGGAAAGAGATCTATGTCATTTTCAGGGATAGAGCTCGGAGAAGAAGCGAATGTCGAAGAAGAATTATCGGACGACGGATCGCAGTTAGGGGAGAAGAAGAGAAGGCTTAACATGGAACAAGTGAAGACACTTGAGAAGAGTTTTGAGTTAGGAAACAAGCTTGAACCTGAGAGGAAAATGCAGCTTGCAAGGGCTCTTGGACTTCAACCAAGACAAATTGCTATATGGTTTCAAAACAGAAGGGCTAGGTGGAAGACAAAACAGTTGGAGAAAGACTATGATGTTCTTAAAAGACAATATGATTCTGTTAAGGCTGATAATGATGCTCTTCAAGCTCAGAACCAGAAACTTCAGACCGAG ATATTGGCACTGAAAAATAGAGAACCAACAGAATCAATCAACCTAAACAAAGAAACAGAAGGATCAAGCAGCAACAGAAGTGAAAACAGTTCAGAAATCAAGTTGGATATTTCAACCAGGACAACACAAGGAGCTATTGATAGTCCTTTATCCACTCAACAACAAACAAGCATAAACCTCTTCCCATCTTCTTCTAGACCAACACTTGTCCCTCATCAACTCTTTCAAACCAATTCAACAAGACAAGACATGAACCAGTGCCAGAAGATTGATCACATGGTTAAAGAAGAGAGTTTGAGTAACATGTTTTCCGCCATTGATGAGCAATCTGGATTATGGCCGTGGTTGGAGCAACAGCATTTCAATTGA